The Paroedura picta isolate Pp20150507F chromosome 6, Ppicta_v3.0, whole genome shotgun sequence genome segment ATTGGAGGCTTCCTCATCAATTAATCTGTTCAATATGGTAACAGGAATATTATAGGAAAACCACAGATGCCCCTTACAGGAAGTCCAACTTATTATCAAAATAATTCCATTTATAGTCTATACTTTCCTTTGttctctccaaactgcagagagagaggggggggaggtccacttaattttatttacttgccCCCCAGCCCCAACCATATGCCCGGTGGAATAGTGTCAttcttcaggccctgcagaacattgataGTGCTGTCAGGGCCCAGCTGTAATGTATTTCACCAAGTGCACTGCTTTTGTGATTAGCCAGTTGGAGATGAGAACCCAAACTGTGCAAGGATACGTGAGCCACATTCCTCCATAGCCTCCTTTCCTGTGCCGCCAACAGCAACCTGATTTCCAGAAATAAGCAAATGATAGTTTTACCAGTGTGGAGAGAAATGCTTTCTGTGGCAGGCATATATCCCACAAGTGTTCATATTCTCAGTGTGTGCATATTGAACATGCCCcgtagatcaagggtagtcaacctgtggtcctccagatgttcatggactacaattcccatgagccccagccagcaaacactggcaggggctcatgggaattgtagtctatgaacatctggaggaccacaggttgactacccctgccgtagatgaCTCCTACAAAAAGGAGCAGTGAAATAAAGCCACAGTGATAGGGGAAACCTTCCACAAATTGTTCTTTTCCTGTTCCAAAAGGGGCGGTACCTGGTCTAAGCCACTCTTCTGCCGGTTTGGCAACCTGGACAGATTTGCACTACGAGTGTCAGAACCCCAAGGACGACTAGGCGATGATACAGCTGTCAACAACATCAAGTTGGCATGCCAAGATAACACTGTACTGGAAGGAAATGGACCAGCGTGGGGCATATATGGAGAATGGAGTAAGCCCTGCTTTAAATTTGATATGTGTGGGTTTCAAACTAGGGTGGAGTACCCCAAAGGTCTGCATAAGCTGGATCGTACTGAACTCAATGATATCAAGTTTTTCTGTTGTCAATAAATATTGGCTGCTCCGTCATTTGTGGGGCTTGAGTGTACCTGCTTTCATTTCTCACTATACACGTCACTCAGTCTTCTGCTTGAATTCCTTGTGCTTACCAGCCCCACTCCAAAGTTAATTAATTAGGCCCCTGGTTTaggtgatatttttttaaaataaagtaataATTTCAGTATAATGTCTGAATATTGATGAAGGGTTATTGTTCACAGGCAAAGGATAGGGATTCAAGAAGAAGCAtttcatttacatttatttatttttgatatcTCACTTTTCACCCCAGCTGGGAGACATTGTACTCCCCTTGTCCATTTTCCCCACATAACCCACCCAATTAGCAACTCACTATAGATTGCTGGAAAAGGATCTATTAGGGTACGAAATGAGACTTTCCCATTTTGAGGTCATTGAGTTCCCCAACACATGAGACCAGGAGCGTTCCCTGTTAACCATTTGCTTTGATTTCAAATTCATCTCAAGAAGAATCACTTCCTCCTGAGTCAATGGAACACTCATTTCTATGCCATTTTAAGTAAACACTCCAATTTTAAAAAGTACTGAAATGCCATTTCATTGAATGTATTGCATATTATAGCATGGGCTGGCAACCTTGCATAATGTGCAGGCACCTCTGTTGGCATAGGAAAATTCCCTGCTGTGATGTGTTATGGTTAATCCCAACACAGCTGCCATGTTGGTAAGGTCTAGTTACAAAATGTTTGAAAGAATAATAAAGGGAAGTTCCAAGCCAACTGGGCTTCTATGACGAAGGCAACTGGTTCTAAATGGGTGATGCCTACAAAACCAGAAgtgaaacaaaaacatttttggtTTCACCGTGGATGGCTCATATATGATTTTCCCTCCATCAGTTGGTTgctagttgaattctggattaagttcaaggCATTGGTCTTAACCTTTAGGGCCATATgttacatgttacagactgttttatgtattgttctctgttatgatgtaaaccgccctgagcctccggggagggcggtatataagtatgataaataaataaataaataaataaataaatatgtggtcTGGCCCTGTGTATCTCATTtggctttttagccactgagtcactctGCAAAAACTTTTGATAATAGAGGAGCGGATAAAGCAAAAACCACCATCTTGTTGACAGCATGACCTCATTTTCAGACCACCCCCAAAATGATTCAGGAAAAACACAATAGTGAAACTGTAGAGTTTCCACTGAATCTCAGAGTTCCTGCCCAAGCAGTGACATCATGCCTTTTATGGAACGGCActcccatgtcccccccccccttctcctgctgGGTACCAACCATCAGTTGCAAAACCTAGAATGGAGGTTATGTGTGTTCACATGGTACGTTCATGGGTTACATCACCTGTAGATGGAGAGTCTGGCATTGGCTTGAGAAACCTGTATCCTAGGAACACATGGTAGTTTATTTAGAACAAGTTCGACATGcatggctagaatcatagaatcataagagttggaaggggccacacaggccatctagtccaaccccctgctcaacacaggatcaacccaaagcatcctaaagcatccaagaaaagtgtgtatccaacctttgcttgaagactgccagtgagggggagctcaccacctccttaggcagcctattccactgctgaactactctgactgtgaaaattgttttcctgatatctagcctatatcgttgtacttgaagtttaaacccattactgcgtgtcctctcctctgcagccagcagaaacagcatcctgccctcctccaagtgacaacctttcaaatacttaaagagggctatcatgtcccctctcaacctccttttctccaggctgaacattcccaagtccctcaacctatcttcatggggttATTTTAAGCCCTGTCAGtgtcagagccctgcccgaacttccacagttctgcagggcctgcaaaagggagcttttccaccaggcatttacttgagaccaactgacccataacatctacagccccccgcccccagactgagagactgaacctaccaagggagtgtcaaagttgttgttggtatgttattgttgttatattgttatattgatattgatactgttctttgtaaatgttccaaaatgttttatgtaaatcgcccagagcggtagggaagggcggtataaaaatcgaaataaataaataaataaaaataaaatgtagcaGCTATAAGAGATGAAAGGCCATTTCCAACCAAGCATGTAGCTACTGCTTGTTTGACTTCAAGCAGAGCATGCTGTTTTGTATGGTCATCAATTTTACAACCCTAATCAGAGCATGTGAACCATTTATGACTGAACATGTTAGTCTTGCATAACTAATGGCTGATTATTTCTGAGCTGATGTAAGTACAGGCAGAGATCAATGCCTGTGGATCCCATTCGTGCTGGAAGGTCTCCACGGGTTCTCCCATGAATTTCACTAAAGTCAGTtagaattttttattttaatggtgACAACTCTAAATGTATGCATAACAATCTTTCCATGTGTACTTGAaccagccatcttggggcagccGCTCCCAAGTTGTTTTAGACCATGCTGTCATTTCCCCAAAGGAGCATCCATTTCTTGATGCCTTATTCTGAATCTATGCCACATAGCCAACTAGCCCATGGACTTCCCTGCCTGCCCATTGGGATATGGGTGTGAGTGGgaagaggcagcccattccccatgAACTTCCCTAAAtggcctggcccttgggagatgtaggggtaggtgggaaagaggcacctgccacccacccacccacccacccaggcctttgggagatatgtaGAGCAGggcgggaaggaggcagccctcctTGGGATCTTCCCTGCCTAACCTTTGAAAAATGTGGGGGagttgcagctcccccccccccgacagccttcctggctgggcctttggaagatatggggTTGGATAGGAAGATGGGGACAGTTTTGAActatgtagacactgttgtatgggatgggggtaggagggccagttcccttccaaagcagctgttttctcctgaagaactgatgcctttcttccctcctcattcttcccttctctctctctctctctttctgtctttttcactTTCATCTTCCCGAAGgcttcctggcctccacctggaagttggcaacccagctggcagaatgtggaggaggagtcaggaatgaAGCCGAGCTCTTGTGATTAGagcctgctactctttaaccacttcaccacactggatctcaagctcGAGTGGGGAGTGGTGAGGAGGAGGTCATAGTGCAGGTGTCTGTGCTAgtgtccgttgtattcctgggtgcaaaggGCTTTTGCCTCTAATAGGCAACATTGTAGGGATTGCTCCCTTCTGTTATGTCCAGGATTTGTAATCCTCCCTCCAAAAATAGATTTCTGATTCTTCTTTGTGTGCTCCTGGCCccattgtgtgatttttttttcatccgTACTCTGGGATCAAATCAAATGAGGATGACTCTATAACAACTATTAACTGTAGTATATTATTCACTGCATTTGTATTTTGTCTTTCCTTCGATCTATACACAGtccttctcttttccattttcttcttgcAACAACCTCAGAGAAATGACTTGTCGaaaggtactttttaacatatttattaatgatctagatgagggggtggagggactactcatccagtttgcagatgacaccaaattgggaggacgggcaaatactccggaagatagagacagagttcaacgagatctgaacacaatggaaaaatgggcaaatgagaaaaagatgcaatttaataaagataattgtaaagttctgcatctgggtcagaaaaatgaaaagcatgcctactggatgggggatacgcttctaggtaacactgtgtgtgaacgagaccttggggtacttgtggattgtacactaaacatgagcaggcagtgtgatgcagcggtaaaaaaggcaaatgccattttgggctgtatcaacaggggcatcacatcaaaatcacaagatgtcataatcccattgtatacggcactggtcagaccacacctggagtactgtgtgcagttctggaggcctcacttcaagaaggacgtcgataaaattgaaagggtacagaggagagcgacgaagatgatctggggccaagggaccaagccctatgaagttaggttaagggatttgggaatgttcagcctggagaaaaggacgttgagaggggacatgatagccctctttaagtatttgaaaggttgtcacttagaggagggcaggatgctgtttccgttgggtgcagaggagaggacacgcagcaatggggttaaactacaagtacaacaatataggcttgatatcaggaaaaaaaatttcacagtcaagagtagttcagcagtggaataggctgcctaaagagatggtgagctccccctcactggcagtcttcaaacaaaggttggatacacacttttcttggatgctttaggatgcttaggtctgatcctgcattgagtagggggttggactagatggcctgtatggccccttccaactctatgattctatgtttctatgaagaTACCCAGCAACCTTcacagactgagaggtcgaaccaaCCTAGGgcttgtcaatgttattgttttgttgaaatgctgttctagttggaaTGTTATATCATGATGGTTATccgttatattgttatatgttctatgtaaatgttctacaatgttttatgtaaacctctcagagccatatggaagggtggtataaaaatctaaataaattctaaatatataaataaattctcATGCACCCTTATATTTTCCTTGATCTCCCTTGGCTAAAGAAGGCCACAAATAGAAGGCACTCAATGCCAGTGGGATTTAGTCTAACACTGTAACCCGCCTCAAacctttggggagaggcgggcaacaaatttaaatataataataagaaaaataGAAACAGCTAAGAAAGTGAATCTAAGTTCTGGCCTCAAGACAAGGAGAGACAAAATCTGCAGTTCTTTCCCACAAAATGCATCCATAGCTCTCCCACTACCTccttatgtttgtttatttttttaaaaatgagaaaaccCTTTCCAGTTCTATTCCTACCTTATACTGCCTGTACTACAGATTTTTGGATTATCTTGCTTGTTCTTTTCAGAAGAATCCCTGCTTACTTTTATGGCAGCCCCAttctcaaataataataatatatatatataataatatatatatataacttcatgtagattgcctgtatggccccaaccAACTCTAtgggtctatgattctatgttaactTGGACATCTCCAAAGGATCGCCGTTTTCCTAATTTATGTGGGAGGGCCTAGTTGGGAGAATGACAGATACTTTTCCTCATGGCTGCATATGTGCTCTGGCCTATTTGCCACAGGGTAGGCAACCACAGGGTAGGCATCCAATCAACCAAGGAACACTGAAAGTTTAATTTTGTGTAGTGAGGGGATCAGCTAGTAACGTGAAGATCCTATCAGCGCTACAGAACATTGGCATTGTAGTGGATGTGCCCATGTATGTTTGCCAGTAGATTAATGAGGCATTCCAGCTGACCCTATAAAATAAAGTGTCTGATCTCTGGGGCTGCTGCCATCTAACCCAACTCTCTGCTGCACGGAGGCTTCAGTATGCATCTCATCATTACTATTGAACTCTCTCTGCTATTCTCTTGTTGTCTATGGGAGGTGGAAACACACAAGGTCGTCTCCACCCTTTCAGTATCAAATAGAGGGAAATGGGGAGACTGGGGGGGAAAAGGAATTCTGCCCTAAAGGCTACATTGAAGGGTTTTCACTAAAGGtaatctctcctcccccctccccactctcccccTCATCCTCCAtccagctttctctctctccttgttcTCTGTTCTTTAGCCAGCTTGGTTACAATGGTTAGGagtaccaacttctaatctgccgagctgggtttgattccccgctcctcctccacatgcagccagctgggtgacattgggcacgccacagcactgataaagctgctctgaccgagcagtgatatcagggctctctcagcctcaacgacatcacagggtgtctgttctggtgagaggaaagggaaggggactataaactgcattgagactccttctggtagagaaaaaccgcatataagaaccaatgtttcttcttctcctccaaaTTCAGTCTCACATAGGGAGGCTGTCTTGAAGGATATCCTTCTTTTCTCCCACTCCAGGTTCTTGTTCCATATTGGCAAATGTATGTGTGGTAATGTTGACATCTTGTCATTCGTTTTCTGCTGGAGAGGGTGGTGCAACAATAGTCTTTATCAAAGGGGTCTTCTTGAAAGACACGGAAGGTAGAGGTCTCACTTTTGGCAACACAACTTCGGCTTGCAATGGTCTCCTTCAAGGACAGGTGAGAGGCAAGGGCACAGACGAACACATGAAGAAAGAGAATATTTGTCCTTCTGGAAGAGGTCCTGACCCATGTCATACCATCTTCAGAGCTTTGACGTGATACCACTGACGGGATGTAAACTAAttttgtaaggttttcaaggcaagagacaaatggAGGTGGTTTACTATAGCCTGGTTCTGCATagcaggtggtctcccatcttatTAACCTCCAAGAcagacccagcttagcttctgagatctgacaagatcgagcTGGTCTTTGCCATCAAGGGGAGGGTGATTGTGGCACTAAGATCCTACAAACCCCACATTTGCAAAGCTTTCTGTCAGGCGGCCGGGAAGGGAGCAACGGCGAGCCGCGGCAAGGGAACACGCGGCCAGCTGGTGTTAAGATGtaattaatattatttttctgaaatacaatgggcattaGTTTGGGGTTCTTCCTAGCTACTTTTAGATGATTATAGATTGTGTTTGAACTATTTCCAGGTGTCTGTGTTTAAACTATTTCCAAAGactgatggattacatccatttTTCATGGAAGGCCTTTGAGAGgacatttgttttgtttaaatgccttaaatcagtggtccccaacctttattaggctggggaccggcagggcatcgggtcgcgcctgcagggaccgcgcccgtgcgggccacgcccatgcttcgggccgggcccgcaagccgcgcccggccgcgcccgcgggccgcacccgcggatcgggccgcacccgcggatcgggccgcacccgcgagccgcaaccaaggatcgggccgcacccgcgagccgcacccacggatcgggccgcacccgcggatcgggccgcacctgcgagcCGCACccatggatcgggccgcacccgcgggccgcgcccgcggatcgggccgagcgggcgcggcctgcacgggcgcggcccggccctgattccctctccccgccctcccgcagtaagtagcttcccgggccgcaagcttgcggcctgggaagtttttttactgcgggggggcggggagagggagctgcggcccggcgccatggcctttgcggcccggcgccgggctgcggcccgcaggttggggaccactgccttaaattcATTCCTTAAATTCATTAAGTATCTCACAGCAACTGCATTTGTCATCCCCACTGGAGATAAGAATTCCCCAGCTGGATCTGACTACAAGATCCATCTGGCCCAGGCAAAATCACCTTTTCCAACAGAAGTTGGTCACAAGTGAGATGGGAAGGAAAAGGCCTCCTCATGTCCCTCCAGTATCTGGGGGTTTTTTTCAGGCATACTTCTGTAGACATGGAGGTTCTGTGTCACTACCCTAGCTAATAaatccttctctctgtctctgattTCCATGTACTTTCTCAGTTGCCAAAGAAGTCTGGAGTTTCTCTTGATGAAACTGGTGTAATTGGCATACGTGGGCATTGTTCAAATGGCACACTCATCACCTCTTCAGTGGGCAAGTGAGTATTTTTTCGAAAAATGTTAGTCCTAGTATTAGCATATTTCCCTCTTCCCATACCTTATCCTGCCTTCACTCATATGACTACTGTTCTCTCCCACTAGCATGGAATAGGTTTGCCAGGTAGTTGTGCTctagtccccaccccaccccactcccctgcAGCTGGAACAAAATTGGTAGGACCAACCCCATAATATCCAATTGAGCATCAGCAGTGCCCTAGGAACTCCCCAAACCTATATTTTTAACCATAGAGATCTAAAGGATTCCTAGGCCATTTCCACATAGAGGGGCAAACCTCATGAATTACAGGATAGTAAATTGTGGTATTTCTCCCTTTCACACTCTGCCGCCACatctcaccttttcccctcctcactagtggTGAAAAAACACAAGAGCAACAAGTTTTTTTACTGACTGCTCCACAGCTCcacagcctgtcaatcaatggaggcaaccaatcggaGGTATGTGGGTCTAGCGCAGATTTTTTAATTGAAACCTACGTGTGGCGATACATACTTGTTGCTATGGATACCCATTGCTACAGAAGGTAAAGCAGTTTTCCACCCATGCATTAGTTCAACCACCATTAAGGTCCTCTCTAGTGGTCCTAAGTAACCTCCACCACCCAagctgctgccacctccctgcACAAgtgcctcctttccttcctcctcttgtgTGTTATACTCccgtcccttctgctcctcttcttccccaCACCCTGCTGGATTGCCGTCCTGCCACTcaggccttccttcccccactcGCCTTGGATTCCTGCTCTCCCTATCTCTCCCTGAGCACTTCTTACGCGGTGGTGGCATTACCGTGCCACCGCCGCACCAATGCCGGTGGTAGTGAGGCCCTATTCCACTCCAAACACTTCTTATGGAACTGCCGCTACCATGCCACAGTGCCACCACCACACCACTGCCGCCCCCACCACCCAGACCACTGCCAGCTGCAGTGAGGCCATATTCAAAAGACCCAGCAGCAATGTGTTGTAAGAAGTGCTCGGGGAGGGATATGGCTGGAGACCAAGGTGATTGGGGAAAGGATGGGCTGAGTACAGGTGAGTAGACAagtagggaggggggagagaagagggtcAGAAGGTTGGGCAGGTTGGCAGCTTAGGACCACTGGAGAGAACATTACAGATGGTGGgtgaactactgcaggggtgaAAATCTTCCTCCTTTGCcatgttgttttgtgtgtgtttgtgttataTCTTGCATGGCAACATATATGCCTTACTACGCATAGGTTtcaatttaaaaagaacaaaaaaacaaaacctgcctggcaggaaatggagaggagagagcGGGTGTGAGGGTGAGACAGTGCTCAAGTGGCTATcgcgcatttccccctccatatggtctttttCCTGGTTGATCACTAGTTTCTCACGGGTGGCTCGTGccttttagggtggtaaatctacTTTCCTGATTTAGCgcatcacaatttaaaaatggtgaaattgcaAGCCAACTACTAGACAGCCTTAGGATGTGGAGGTGGctgaatatgctgccaacatgcggAGGTGGTCCAGGACCATTTTGCATGTGCGGAAATGGCCCTCGAGTTTACTGATTCTATGACTTAACTTTCAGGTACTCATACAAAATTGATTCCATGGATCAGTCTTCTCAGTCTTCATCTCCCAACTATTCTTTCCCTCTAAGTGCtccaagatggcaacagaagcatGGATCACTGTTTAGGTCCAGTCTATAGACTGGAGCAGAGCATTCTAAATAAACCCAGTCTGTATGTTCATTCAATGTCCACAGAGTGGGGACACCTGAGAAACCTGCACTGAGCTCTTGTTGACCGCTTTCACTCCAAAGGGTTTCaggggaaatattttaaaatcacctgCATTACAAACATGATcgtgtcacttccagggacaaCCTGCAGATGACCTCTGTAGCTCTATGAA includes the following:
- the LOC143840625 gene encoding vitelline membrane outer layer protein 1-like, which encodes MHLIITIELSLLFSCCLWEVETRKVLSTLSVTNGGRWGTWGKQELCPKGYIEGFSLKLPGSFGGPRDDTGVIGIRGHCSDGSLITSSVGEGGTWSKPLFCRFGNLDRFALRVSEPQGRLGDDTAVNNIKLACQDNTVLEGNGPAWGIYGEWSKPCFKFDMCGFQTRVEYPKGLHKLDRTELNDIKFFCCQ